A region of Streptomyces sp. NBC_00654 DNA encodes the following proteins:
- a CDS encoding ABC transporter ATP-binding protein, with protein sequence MTGTARTADGGTAMSAAAARGGTAGTADDGTAGVAGGGAAEAVIETRGLTKRYRGGQLAVDGLDLTVPGGSVFGFLGPNGSGKTTTIRMLMGLIDPTSGTARVLGSPMPGGARSVLPQVGALIEGPALYGFLTGRDNLLRYDSADPTADPRTRRARVAHALDRVGLAAASGKKAKAYSLGMKQRLGLAAALLRPRRLLVLDEPTNGLDPQGMREIRSLVRELAAEGTTVFLSSHLLDEIEQVCTHAAVMARGRLIVQGPVAELAAGTRGRLTVTTPDPGDAARVLREQGITGLRTDGDRLTGDAPPGGTELADLNAALVGAGVRVRAFGVERASLEDAFVALTGEGFDVAG encoded by the coding sequence ATGACCGGAACGGCGCGTACGGCCGATGGCGGTACGGCGATGAGTGCGGCGGCGGCCCGTGGCGGGACGGCGGGCACGGCCGATGACGGGACGGCGGGAGTGGCCGGCGGCGGGGCGGCGGAGGCCGTGATCGAGACCCGCGGTCTCACCAAGCGCTACCGGGGCGGCCAGCTCGCCGTCGACGGCCTCGACCTCACCGTCCCCGGCGGCAGCGTCTTCGGCTTCCTCGGCCCCAACGGCTCAGGGAAGACCACCACGATCCGGATGCTCATGGGCCTCATCGACCCGACGTCCGGCACCGCCCGGGTGCTCGGCAGCCCCATGCCGGGCGGCGCCCGCAGCGTGCTGCCGCAGGTCGGCGCGCTGATCGAGGGCCCGGCGCTGTACGGCTTCCTGACCGGCCGGGACAACCTGCTGCGCTACGACTCCGCCGACCCGACCGCCGACCCCCGCACCCGTCGCGCCCGCGTCGCGCACGCCCTGGACCGGGTCGGGCTCGCGGCCGCCTCGGGCAAGAAGGCCAAGGCGTACTCCCTCGGCATGAAGCAGCGCCTCGGGCTCGCCGCGGCCCTGCTCCGGCCGCGCCGCCTGCTCGTCCTCGACGAACCCACCAACGGCCTGGACCCGCAGGGCATGCGGGAGATCCGCTCCCTCGTCCGGGAACTGGCGGCGGAAGGCACCACGGTCTTCCTCTCCTCCCACCTCCTGGACGAGATCGAGCAGGTCTGTACGCACGCCGCGGTGATGGCCCGCGGCCGGCTGATCGTCCAGGGACCCGTCGCCGAGCTCGCCGCGGGCACCCGGGGCCGGCTCACGGTCACCACCCCCGACCCGGGCGACGCCGCCCGGGTCCTCAGGGAGCAAGGGATCACCGGACTGCGGACGGACGGCGACCGGCTGACCGGTGACGCCCCGCCCGGCGGTACGGAACTCGCCGACCTCAACGCGGCACTGGTGGGTGCCGGGGTGCGGGTACGGGCCTTCGGCGTCGAACGGGCCTCGCTGGAGGACGCCTTCGTCGCACTGACCGGAGAGGGATTCGATGTCGCAGGCTGA
- a CDS encoding CocE/NonD family hydrolase codes for MHISTEFPYETTREDVCIPLPDGTQLYARIWRPLTDEPVPALLEYLPYRLSDWTAPRDWQRHPWYAGHGYASVRVDVRGHGNSEGMPGDEYDATELDDGVAVIHWLAQQEWCSGRVGMFGISWGGFNSLQIAALAPEPLKAIVTVCSADDRYDNDVHYMGGSVLAVDMHAWAATMLAFVSRPPDPAQVGDGWKAMWLKRLEAVDPFIHTWLAHQTRDDYWKHGSVCEDYGAIKANVLAVGGWHDPYRDTVLRLVEHLGPGQVRGLIGPWSHQYPDRGLPPGPAIGFLQETLRWWDQHLKGKDTGVMAEPLLRSWISGSHPPATVYETLPGRWVGDASWPSENVAPVAYALQGGARIVRSPQQTGVDAGRFFPFGNDADLPPDQRDEDAKSVSFEFPVENAPIEILGRPRVKLRIRMDVPRGQAIARLCDVAPDGSSTLVTRGVLNLSARHGRDRCEDWPVGATEDVTFELNGIGHTFPPGHRIRLAVSSSYWPWIWPQAGSAGFTLDADGSFVELPVRRRTEDPAITFGAPEQSEPLGVVHPVTLDEQRPERLVVRDVAKGEWRMEVDPRYGGTRVYPDGLEFTEDAVETYTIQEDDPLSARTRSDWTIRLHRPEMAWDVRIETRSEISADADDFITSNEVVCKDGGEVVFHRTWEKRIPRTAG; via the coding sequence ATGCACATCAGCACCGAGTTCCCGTACGAGACGACCCGCGAGGACGTCTGCATCCCGCTGCCGGACGGAACGCAGCTGTACGCCCGGATCTGGCGGCCGCTGACCGACGAGCCCGTCCCCGCCCTCCTGGAGTACCTGCCCTACCGGCTGAGCGACTGGACGGCGCCCCGCGACTGGCAGCGCCACCCCTGGTACGCGGGCCACGGCTACGCCTCCGTACGGGTCGACGTCCGGGGCCACGGCAACAGCGAGGGCATGCCGGGCGACGAGTACGACGCGACCGAACTGGACGACGGGGTCGCCGTCATCCACTGGCTGGCCCAGCAGGAGTGGTGCTCCGGCCGGGTCGGCATGTTCGGCATCTCCTGGGGCGGCTTCAACTCGCTCCAGATCGCCGCGCTCGCCCCCGAGCCGCTGAAGGCGATCGTCACCGTCTGCTCGGCCGACGACCGCTACGACAACGACGTCCACTACATGGGCGGCTCCGTCCTCGCCGTCGACATGCACGCCTGGGCGGCCACCATGCTCGCCTTCGTCTCCCGGCCACCGGACCCGGCCCAGGTCGGCGACGGCTGGAAGGCCATGTGGCTCAAGCGGCTGGAGGCGGTCGACCCCTTCATCCACACCTGGCTGGCCCACCAGACCCGCGACGACTACTGGAAGCACGGCAGCGTCTGCGAGGACTACGGCGCCATCAAGGCGAACGTCCTCGCGGTGGGCGGCTGGCACGACCCGTACCGCGACACCGTCCTCCGGCTCGTCGAGCACCTAGGCCCCGGGCAGGTCCGCGGGCTGATCGGGCCGTGGTCGCACCAGTACCCGGACCGCGGGCTGCCGCCGGGACCGGCGATCGGCTTCCTCCAGGAGACGCTGCGCTGGTGGGACCAGCACCTCAAGGGCAAGGACACCGGGGTGATGGCGGAGCCGCTGCTGCGGTCCTGGATCAGCGGCTCGCACCCGCCCGCCACGGTGTACGAGACGCTGCCCGGCCGCTGGGTCGGTGACGCGAGCTGGCCCTCGGAGAACGTGGCGCCGGTCGCGTACGCCCTCCAGGGCGGCGCCCGGATCGTGCGCTCGCCGCAGCAGACCGGGGTGGACGCGGGCCGCTTCTTCCCGTTCGGCAACGACGCCGACCTGCCGCCCGACCAGCGCGACGAGGACGCCAAGTCGGTGTCGTTCGAGTTCCCCGTCGAGAACGCCCCCATCGAGATCCTGGGCCGCCCCCGGGTGAAGCTCCGGATCCGGATGGACGTGCCGCGCGGCCAGGCCATCGCCCGGCTGTGCGATGTGGCCCCGGACGGCTCCTCCACGCTGGTCACCCGCGGCGTCCTCAACCTCTCGGCCCGGCACGGACGCGACCGCTGCGAGGACTGGCCCGTCGGCGCGACCGAGGACGTGACCTTCGAGCTGAACGGCATCGGACACACCTTCCCGCCCGGACACCGGATCAGGCTCGCGGTCTCCTCCTCGTACTGGCCCTGGATCTGGCCGCAGGCCGGCTCGGCGGGCTTCACCCTCGACGCGGACGGCAGCTTCGTCGAACTCCCGGTGCGCCGCCGCACGGAGGACCCGGCGATCACCTTCGGGGCACCGGAGCAGTCCGAACCGCTGGGCGTCGTCCACCCGGTCACCCTCGACGAACAGCGCCCCGAGCGGCTGGTGGTCCGCGACGTCGCCAAGGGCGAATGGCGGATGGAGGTCGACCCGAGGTACGGCGGCACCCGGGTCTACCCGGACGGGCTCGAATTCACCGAGGACGCGGTCGAGACGTACACGATCCAGGAGGACGACCCGCTCTCCGCCCGGACCCGCTCCGACTGGACGATCCGGCTCCACCGGCCCGAGATGGCCTGGGACGTGCGGATCGAGACCCGCTCCGAGATCAGCGCGGACGCGGACGACTTCATCACCTCCAACGAGGTGGTCTGCAAGGACGGTGGCGAGGTCGTCTTCCACCGCACCTGGGAGAAGCGCATTCCGCGCACGGCGGGGTAA
- a CDS encoding peptide MFS transporter codes for MSHTTNDTESTQPPPGDDHAFFGQPRGLMTLSGLEVWERFSFLGMQAILVLFFADTVSNGGMGMDAGTAASVSAAYGTLVYLVSVAGGWLADRILGSYRAVLYGGILIACGHYSMAVPTDTMTWVGLGLISAGTGLLKPNVASMVGKLYRTDDERRDAGFALYYMAINIGAFAGPLITGWLGDHASWHWGFSAAAVGMTLGLIQYVAGRRHLAGRKHSAEFPLAPAPMRRAVRLIVVGAVVVAVLATALVLAGWLTMDRFVDVLTVISVIAPVVYFVVMFRSPRVTAEERGRLRPYVVLFLGSVVFNFILFQAYSTMMLLASTNARTEIFGFHFPASWYASALGAFEVALAPVVAAVWARMGTRQPHASNKIAFGVILGGLSFLLMVLPTSGHADDTYKMAAWWIVGSYLLLGLGDILLETSGMSATTKLAPKAFASQTMALWFLSLALANGIQAQIVKLYGEVSNPAYFGVNGAIAVVAGVAMIAAAPWLKRTMHPVH; via the coding sequence TTGTCGCACACCACCAACGACACCGAGTCGACACAGCCCCCGCCCGGGGACGACCACGCCTTCTTCGGCCAGCCACGGGGGCTGATGACCCTGTCCGGCCTGGAGGTCTGGGAGCGCTTCTCGTTCCTGGGCATGCAGGCGATCCTGGTTCTCTTCTTCGCCGATACGGTGTCGAACGGCGGCATGGGGATGGACGCCGGCACCGCCGCCTCCGTCTCCGCCGCCTACGGCACCCTGGTCTATCTGGTCTCCGTGGCCGGAGGCTGGCTCGCCGACCGCATTCTGGGCTCGTACCGCGCCGTCCTGTACGGCGGCATCCTCATCGCCTGCGGCCATTATTCGATGGCCGTGCCCACCGACACCATGACCTGGGTCGGCCTGGGCCTGATCAGCGCCGGAACGGGTCTGCTCAAGCCCAATGTCGCCTCCATGGTCGGCAAGCTCTACCGCACCGACGACGAGCGGCGCGACGCCGGGTTCGCCCTCTACTACATGGCCATCAACATCGGCGCCTTCGCCGGTCCGCTGATCACCGGCTGGCTCGGTGACCACGCGAGCTGGCACTGGGGCTTCTCGGCCGCCGCCGTCGGTATGACGCTCGGCCTCATCCAGTACGTGGCGGGCCGGCGTCACCTGGCCGGGCGTAAGCACAGCGCCGAGTTCCCGCTCGCCCCCGCGCCGATGCGCCGCGCCGTGCGGCTGATCGTCGTCGGGGCCGTCGTCGTCGCCGTCCTCGCCACCGCGCTGGTGCTGGCCGGCTGGCTCACGATGGACCGGTTCGTCGATGTGCTCACCGTGATCTCGGTGATCGCCCCGGTCGTCTACTTCGTGGTCATGTTCAGGAGCCCCCGGGTGACCGCGGAGGAACGCGGCAGGCTGCGCCCGTACGTGGTGCTGTTCCTGGGTTCCGTCGTCTTCAACTTCATCCTCTTCCAGGCGTACTCGACGATGATGCTGCTCGCGTCGACCAACGCCCGTACCGAGATCTTCGGCTTCCACTTCCCGGCCAGCTGGTACGCCTCCGCGCTCGGCGCCTTCGAGGTCGCGCTGGCGCCCGTCGTCGCCGCCGTCTGGGCCCGGATGGGCACCCGCCAGCCGCACGCCTCCAACAAGATCGCGTTCGGCGTGATCCTCGGCGGGCTCTCGTTCCTGCTGATGGTCCTGCCCACGTCCGGGCACGCCGACGACACGTACAAGATGGCCGCCTGGTGGATCGTCGGCTCGTACCTGCTGCTGGGGCTCGGCGACATCCTGCTGGAGACCTCCGGCATGTCCGCCACGACGAAGCTCGCCCCCAAGGCCTTCGCCAGCCAGACGATGGCGCTGTGGTTCCTGTCGCTGGCCCTCGCCAACGGCATCCAGGCGCAGATCGTGAAGCTGTACGGCGAGGTCTCCAACCCCGCCTACTTCGGTGTCAACGGTGCGATCGCGGTGGTGGCCGGTGTGGCGATGATCGCCGCCGCCCCCTGGCTCAAGCGCACCATGCACCCCGTCCACTGA
- the fahA gene encoding fumarylacetoacetase, which produces MSEQSSPLDLAEGDPFGPHNLPYGVFSTPGHPDDRRVGVRIGNHVLDAGAAAHALGSPYAQLLAQPSLTPLLAAGRTAWRDVRRALTAWVSVPAHRADIEPLLHPVDAVTLHLPYEVADYVDFYASEHHATNVGRIFRPDGDALTPNWKHLPIGYHGRAGTVVVSGTDVVRPAGQRKAPSDPAPVFGPSVKLDIEAEVGFVVGVPSEQGTPVPLGDFREHVFGLSLLNDWSARDIQAWEYVPLGPFLGKSFATSVSAWVTPLEALDAARTAPPARDFPLLPYLDDAREEEPGGIDLRISVAINGQVVAEPPFSSMYWTAAQQLAQMTVNGASLRTGDLYGSGTVSGAEPGQRGSLLELTWNGRDPLDLPEGKRTFLEDGDTVTLTAWAPGPDGTRVGLGEVTGRIVPAP; this is translated from the coding sequence ATGTCCGAGCAGAGCAGCCCGCTCGATCTGGCCGAGGGCGATCCCTTCGGCCCGCACAACCTTCCGTACGGAGTGTTCTCCACCCCCGGCCACCCCGACGACCGCCGGGTCGGCGTCCGCATCGGCAACCACGTACTGGACGCCGGAGCGGCCGCACACGCGCTCGGCTCGCCCTACGCCCAGCTGCTGGCCCAGCCCAGCCTGACCCCGCTGCTCGCGGCCGGGCGCACGGCCTGGCGCGACGTACGGCGGGCGCTCACCGCCTGGGTGAGCGTCCCGGCCCACCGCGCGGACATCGAGCCGCTGCTGCACCCCGTCGACGCGGTGACGCTGCACCTCCCCTACGAGGTCGCGGACTACGTCGACTTCTACGCGAGCGAGCACCACGCCACCAACGTCGGCCGGATCTTCCGCCCGGACGGCGACGCGCTGACGCCCAACTGGAAGCACCTGCCGATCGGTTACCACGGCCGGGCGGGCACGGTCGTCGTCTCCGGTACGGATGTGGTGCGGCCCGCCGGCCAGCGCAAGGCCCCCTCCGACCCGGCGCCGGTCTTCGGCCCCTCGGTGAAGCTGGACATCGAGGCCGAGGTCGGATTCGTCGTGGGCGTCCCCTCGGAGCAGGGCACCCCGGTCCCGCTCGGCGATTTCCGCGAGCATGTCTTCGGGCTCTCGCTGCTCAACGACTGGTCGGCGCGCGACATCCAGGCCTGGGAGTACGTGCCGCTGGGCCCGTTCCTCGGCAAGTCCTTCGCCACCTCCGTATCGGCGTGGGTGACCCCGCTGGAGGCCCTGGACGCGGCCCGCACCGCACCGCCCGCCCGTGACTTCCCGCTCCTGCCCTACCTCGACGACGCGCGGGAGGAGGAGCCGGGCGGCATCGACCTGCGGATCTCCGTCGCGATCAACGGACAGGTGGTCGCGGAGCCGCCGTTCTCCTCCATGTACTGGACGGCGGCCCAGCAGCTGGCGCAGATGACGGTGAACGGCGCCTCGCTGCGCACCGGCGATCTGTACGGCTCCGGCACCGTCAGCGGCGCCGAACCGGGCCAGCGCGGCTCCCTGCTCGAACTCACCTGGAACGGCCGCGACCCGCTGGACCTGCCCGAGGGCAAGCGGACGTTCCTGGAGGACGGCGACACGGTGACGCTGACCGCCTGGGCCCCGGGCCCGGACGGGACGCGCGTCGGCCTCGGCGAGGTGACCGGCCGGATCGTTCCCGCGCCATGA
- a CDS encoding DUF2092 domain-containing protein, whose amino-acid sequence MAPNDSAETTGKATGTVVGRRKAARYIVPVAVAGVAAATIGLVPALADSGDPELPKISAQELIEKIASSDEQRLSGTLKISTDLGIPSLGGLAGSFAPGAGGTDGGSGAAPEDKLMELTSGTHTLRVAADGPDRQRLSILGDAAEYNLIHNKGEVWAYDSKSGEVYHAAADAEQQKQQKQRERHQAPEGVPATPKALAEQALAAAGDTTSVTVDGTSRVAGRDAYQLLIKPKQSGSTVGSIRVAVDAANGVPLKFTLSASGGGKAVVDAGFTKVDFGRPDASLFSFTPPKGAKVTEADDLKAEAEKQGEAGMTPEQFAGPEGMKALGDFEGVNVIGEGWTSVAQIKTPGGSGLPTGGSADAKGLPAEAQGFLDALGDKVTGKFGSGTVFKTRLVNALLTDDGTVYVGAVTKDALVQAANGAK is encoded by the coding sequence ATGGCACCGAACGACAGCGCAGAGACCACCGGCAAGGCCACGGGCACTGTCGTGGGCCGCCGGAAGGCGGCGCGATACATCGTCCCCGTCGCAGTGGCGGGGGTGGCGGCCGCGACGATCGGACTCGTCCCGGCCCTCGCGGACTCCGGTGATCCCGAGCTGCCGAAGATCAGCGCCCAGGAACTCATCGAGAAGATCGCGTCCTCGGACGAGCAGCGGCTCTCCGGCACGCTGAAGATCAGCACCGACCTCGGCATCCCGTCCCTCGGCGGCCTCGCCGGCTCCTTCGCCCCCGGCGCGGGCGGTACGGACGGCGGCTCCGGCGCGGCCCCGGAGGACAAGCTCATGGAGCTGACCTCCGGTACGCACACGCTGCGGGTGGCGGCGGACGGCCCCGACAGGCAGCGGCTCTCGATCCTCGGGGACGCCGCCGAGTACAACCTCATCCACAACAAGGGCGAGGTCTGGGCGTACGACAGCAAGTCCGGCGAGGTCTACCACGCCGCGGCGGACGCCGAGCAGCAGAAGCAGCAGAAGCAGCGGGAGCGGCACCAGGCACCCGAGGGTGTTCCGGCCACACCGAAGGCGCTCGCCGAGCAGGCTCTCGCGGCGGCCGGGGACACCACCTCGGTCACCGTCGACGGCACCTCGCGGGTGGCGGGGCGTGACGCGTACCAGCTGCTGATCAAGCCGAAGCAGTCCGGTTCGACGGTCGGCTCGATCCGGGTCGCGGTGGACGCGGCCAACGGGGTGCCGCTGAAGTTCACCCTGTCCGCGAGCGGCGGCGGCAAGGCCGTGGTCGACGCGGGCTTCACCAAGGTCGACTTCGGCCGGCCCGATGCCTCCTTGTTCTCCTTCACCCCGCCCAAGGGCGCGAAGGTGACCGAGGCGGACGACCTCAAGGCCGAGGCGGAGAAGCAGGGCGAGGCCGGGATGACGCCGGAGCAGTTCGCCGGGCCGGAAGGAATGAAGGCCCTGGGGGACTTCGAAGGGGTGAACGTGATCGGGGAGGGCTGGACCTCGGTCGCCCAGATCAAGACCCCCGGCGGTTCGGGCCTGCCCACCGGCGGCTCGGCGGACGCGAAGGGCCTGCCGGCCGAGGCCCAGGGTTTCCTGGACGCCCTGGGTGACAAGGTCACCGGGAAGTTCGGCTCGGGCACGGTCTTCAAGACCCGCCTGGTGAACGCCCTGCTGACGGACGACGGCACCGTCTACGTCGGAGCGGTGACGAAGGACGCGCTGGTACAGGCGGCCAACGGCGCCAAGTAG
- the recQ gene encoding DNA helicase RecQ: protein MDVTESDAQRTLHRVFGYESFRGEQGAVIEHVVAGGDAVVLMPTGGGKSLCYQIPALVRPGTGIVVSPLIALMQDQVDALRALGVRAGFVNSTQDLDERRSMEAQFLAGELDLLYLAPERLRLDSTLSLLARGEISVFAIDEAHCVAQWGHDFRPDYLTLSVLGERWPDVPRIALTATATDATHREITQRLGMPDAKHFVASFDRPNIQYRVVPKADPKKQLLTFLKEEHDGDAGIVYCLSRNSTEKTAEYLCRNGIEAVPYHAGLDAGTRAVHQARFLREEGLVVVATIAFGMGIDKPDVRFVAHLDLPKSVEGYYQETGRAGRDGAPSTAWMAYGLQDVVQQRKLIQGGEGDEAFRRRAASHLDSMLALCETVQCRRAQLLTYFGQEPTAESCGNCDTCLTPPETWDGTVVSQKLLSTVVRLKRERGQKFGAGQIIDILLGRKTAKVIQFDHDQLSVFGIGEELAEAEWRGVVRQLLAQGLLAVEGEYGTLVLTEESGTVLGREREVLLRKEPKKPTSRSTTKSERSSKAAAAVAELPESAVPVFEALRAWRGATAKEQGVPAYVIFHDATLREIAALRPGSLAELGGISGLGEKKLATYGEGVLAVLAELGPAPAEPEPTSPAPAAVPAPAPARTRAAAPAARPAAARPAVPDSDPEFGWDEEPPEYE, encoded by the coding sequence ATGGATGTGACCGAGAGCGATGCGCAGCGCACACTGCATCGCGTATTCGGATACGAATCGTTCCGCGGCGAGCAGGGCGCGGTCATCGAGCATGTGGTGGCGGGCGGCGACGCGGTCGTGCTCATGCCGACCGGCGGTGGCAAGTCCCTCTGCTACCAGATCCCGGCGCTGGTCAGGCCCGGCACCGGCATCGTCGTCTCGCCGCTGATCGCCCTCATGCAGGACCAGGTGGACGCCCTGCGGGCGCTCGGGGTGCGGGCCGGCTTCGTCAACTCCACCCAGGACCTCGACGAGCGCCGCTCGATGGAGGCCCAGTTCCTCGCGGGCGAGCTCGACCTGCTGTACCTGGCTCCGGAGCGGCTGCGCCTGGACTCCACGCTCTCCCTGCTCGCCCGCGGCGAGATCTCCGTCTTCGCGATCGACGAGGCGCACTGTGTGGCCCAGTGGGGCCACGACTTCCGCCCCGACTACCTGACCCTGTCCGTGCTGGGCGAGCGCTGGCCGGACGTCCCGCGGATCGCGCTGACGGCGACCGCGACCGACGCCACCCACCGGGAGATCACCCAGCGGCTGGGGATGCCCGACGCCAAGCACTTCGTCGCCAGCTTCGACCGGCCCAACATCCAGTACCGCGTCGTACCGAAGGCCGACCCGAAGAAGCAGCTGCTGACCTTCCTGAAGGAGGAGCACGACGGGGACGCGGGCATCGTCTACTGCCTGTCGCGCAACTCGACCGAGAAGACCGCCGAGTATCTCTGCCGCAACGGCATCGAGGCCGTGCCGTACCACGCGGGACTGGACGCCGGGACGCGCGCCGTCCACCAGGCGCGCTTCCTGCGGGAGGAGGGCCTGGTCGTCGTCGCGACCATCGCCTTCGGCATGGGCATCGACAAGCCGGACGTCCGCTTCGTCGCCCACCTCGACCTGCCGAAGTCCGTCGAGGGCTACTACCAGGAGACCGGCCGCGCCGGCCGTGACGGGGCGCCGTCCACGGCATGGATGGCCTACGGGCTCCAGGATGTCGTCCAGCAGCGCAAGCTGATCCAGGGCGGGGAGGGCGACGAGGCGTTCCGCCGCCGGGCGGCCTCCCACCTGGACTCGATGCTGGCGCTGTGCGAGACCGTGCAGTGCCGCCGGGCCCAGCTCCTGACGTACTTCGGCCAGGAGCCCACGGCGGAGTCCTGCGGCAACTGCGACACCTGCCTCACCCCGCCCGAGACCTGGGACGGCACCGTCGTCTCGCAGAAGCTGCTGTCCACCGTGGTCCGGCTGAAGCGTGAGCGCGGGCAGAAGTTCGGTGCAGGCCAGATCATCGACATCCTGCTGGGCCGCAAGACCGCGAAGGTCATCCAGTTCGACCACGACCAGCTCTCCGTCTTCGGCATCGGCGAGGAGCTGGCCGAGGCGGAGTGGCGGGGCGTCGTGCGCCAGCTGCTGGCCCAGGGGCTGCTCGCGGTCGAGGGGGAGTACGGCACGCTGGTGCTCACCGAGGAGAGCGGCACCGTGCTCGGCCGGGAGCGCGAGGTGCTGCTGCGCAAGGAGCCCAAGAAGCCCACCTCCCGGTCCACGACGAAGAGTGAGCGCTCCTCGAAGGCGGCGGCGGCCGTCGCCGAGCTGCCCGAGTCGGCCGTCCCGGTCTTCGAGGCGCTGCGCGCCTGGCGCGGCGCGACGGCGAAGGAGCAGGGCGTCCCGGCGTACGTCATCTTCCACGACGCGACCCTGCGGGAGATCGCCGCGCTGCGCCCCGGCTCACTGGCCGAGCTCGGCGGCATCAGCGGCCTCGGCGAGAAGAAGCTGGCGACGTACGGGGAAGGGGTGCTGGCCGTACTGGCGGAGCTGGGCCCGGCACCGGCCGAGCCGGAGCCCACGTCCCCTGCCCCTGCCGCGGTACCGGCCCCCGCACCCGCACGGACCCGGGCCGCCGCACCCGCTGCCCGTCCGGCCGCTGCCCGTCCGGCCGTCCCGGACAGCGATCCGGAGTTCGGCTGGGACGAGGAACCGCCCGAGTACGAGTGA
- a CDS encoding polyprenyl synthetase family protein codes for MTVVGPFGLRVRDQALETHVETGMAAVEAGLLEATKSDVPFITEAAQHLVRAGGKRFRPLLVMLASQFGDPDAPGIVPSAVVVELTHLATLYHDDVMDEADVRRGVDSANVRWGNSVAVLTGDFLFARASHILADLGPEAVRIQAEAFERLVTGQILETAGPRDGRDPVDHYLDVLSGKTGSLIAVSGRFGALMSGADERVVDILTQYGERLGIAFQLADDVLDIASDSHESGKTPGTDLREGISTLPVLRLRAQAAADGKPDDLELVELLDGDLSDDARLAEALRRLRAHPALEQARQDTVRYAQEARATLAPLPECYAKSALAELCDAVVHRAG; via the coding sequence GTGACCGTCGTCGGGCCGTTCGGACTGCGCGTGCGGGACCAGGCTCTTGAGACCCATGTCGAGACGGGTATGGCCGCTGTCGAGGCGGGGCTGCTCGAAGCGACCAAGAGCGATGTCCCCTTCATCACGGAGGCCGCGCAGCACCTCGTCCGTGCAGGCGGCAAACGTTTTCGGCCACTGCTGGTCATGCTGGCGTCCCAGTTCGGTGACCCGGACGCGCCCGGGATCGTTCCCTCGGCCGTGGTCGTGGAACTGACCCATCTGGCCACGCTCTACCACGACGACGTGATGGACGAGGCGGACGTACGCCGCGGGGTCGACAGCGCCAATGTCCGCTGGGGCAACTCCGTCGCCGTCCTGACCGGCGACTTCCTCTTCGCCCGTGCCTCGCACATCCTGGCCGACCTCGGCCCGGAGGCCGTACGCATCCAGGCGGAGGCGTTCGAGCGTCTGGTCACCGGCCAGATCCTGGAGACGGCGGGGCCGCGCGACGGCCGCGACCCGGTCGACCACTACCTGGACGTCCTGAGCGGCAAGACCGGCTCGCTGATCGCCGTGTCCGGGCGGTTCGGAGCCCTGATGTCCGGCGCCGACGAGCGGGTCGTCGACATCCTCACCCAGTACGGGGAGCGCCTGGGCATCGCCTTCCAGCTCGCCGACGACGTCCTCGACATCGCGTCCGACTCCCACGAGTCCGGCAAGACCCCCGGCACCGATCTGCGCGAGGGCATCTCCACACTCCCGGTCCTGCGGCTGCGGGCGCAGGCGGCGGCCGACGGCAAGCCCGACGACCTGGAGCTCGTGGAGCTGCTGGACGGCGATCTGAGCGACGACGCCCGGCTGGCCGAGGCACTGCGCAGGCTGCGTGCCCACCCGGCGCTGGAGCAGGCCCGTCAGGACACCGTCCGCTACGCCCAGGAGGCGCGGGCCACGCTGGCGCCGCTGCCCGAGTGCTACGCCAAGTCCGCCCTGGCGGAGCTGTGCGACGCCGTGGTGCACCGCGCCGGCTGA
- a CDS encoding Uma2 family endonuclease, translating to MSVEPEAPEPRWAVPPEGGWTADDLDTLPNLPPHTELIDGSLVFVTPQTLFHSRAVDFFEWRLQSLAPPELEVVREFTIDIDRYNRPEPDVIVIDGEIISDPDQTRFPAGSVRLAIEVVCPESRSRDRETKPVKYARATIPHYWRVENHDGRAVVYVFEREPATGAYTSTGIFHDRMKVSVPFPVDLDLTAITPRRRAMDLG from the coding sequence ATGAGCGTCGAACCCGAGGCCCCCGAGCCGCGGTGGGCGGTTCCGCCCGAGGGCGGCTGGACCGCCGATGACCTGGACACACTCCCGAATCTGCCTCCGCACACGGAGCTGATCGACGGGAGCCTCGTTTTCGTGACTCCGCAGACCTTGTTCCATTCACGGGCGGTCGACTTCTTCGAATGGCGGCTGCAGTCGCTTGCCCCGCCCGAGCTGGAGGTGGTGCGCGAGTTCACCATCGACATCGACCGCTACAACCGGCCCGAGCCCGATGTGATCGTCATCGACGGTGAGATCATCAGTGATCCGGACCAGACCCGGTTCCCCGCCGGTTCGGTGCGTCTCGCCATCGAGGTCGTCTGCCCCGAGTCCCGGTCGCGCGACCGGGAGACCAAGCCCGTGAAGTACGCCCGTGCGACCATTCCCCACTACTGGCGGGTCGAGAACCACGACGGGCGGGCCGTGGTCTATGTCTTCGAGCGGGAACCGGCCACCGGCGCCTACACCTCGACCGGGATCTTCCACGACCGGATGAAGGTGTCCGTGCCCTTCCCCGTCGATCTGGACCTCACCGCGATCACCCCTCGCCGACGGGCAATGGACCTGGGTTAG